The genomic window AAATTTCGGTGTATACTATTTTTTGTTTGTTTTTTTCTGCACCATTTCGGTCGATTGCTTTTTCAGTTCGCAGAACGGCAGATTCCATTGCATAAATATTGTTAATGATGTCAGCAATATTACTAAGGATTTCCTGCTGCTTTTCAAGGGCTGACCCTAACTTTCGGGCCGCTATCCCTGCTGTGAGAATAGCAATTTTTTTAGCGTTTTTACTAAAATATTGTTCTTGTTCAAGAATACGGTCTCCAATTTCCTCAGGCACCATCATTAAAAGCCCTTCTTGTAATGCTTGTGCCTTTTGGAAAAGCGGAAGCTCTCCTTTCAGCACTTTTTTAAGTAGGGTTTCTGAAACAATTAAACGGTTAATTTCATTTGTTCCTTCAAAAATACGATTAATCCGCGAATCCCGATAAATTCTTTCAATCTCATATTCTGTCATAAAGCCATACCCACCATGGATTTGCACACCTTCATCAGCAATAGAATCAAGGGTTTCGCTGCCGAATATTTTTCCTAGTGAACATTCGATTGCGTATTCAGCGATTGCTTTCGCGTTTGCTCGCCCATCTTTTCTTTCTTCTTCTGTTAAAACGCTCATTTGTTCTTCAAATAATCCAACTGTTCGCCAAACCGAGCTTTCCATTGCATATAATTTTGTAGCCATATTGGCTAGTTTTTCTTGGATAAGTCCAAAATTCGCAATTGGAGTTTTAAATTGCTGGCGTTCATTTGCATATTTCACTGATAATTCAAGAGCCCGCTTTGATGCGCCAATCGTTCCAACAGCAAGCTTATACCGTCCCACATTTAAAATATTAAATGCAATTACATGACCTCTTCCTATTTCACCCACTACATTTTCCTTTGGCACAGGTACATCTTCGAGTATGAGGGGACACGTCGATGAGCTCTTAATCCCCATTTTGTTTTCTTCGGACCCTATCGATACACCAGGAAAATCGCGCTCGACGATGAAGGCTGTAAAATGTTCGTTATTGACTTTTGCATAGACGATAAAAATATCCGCAAACGCCGAATTTGTAATCCATTGCTTTTCACCATTTAAAATATAATGTGTGCCCTCCGTATTTAGTATTGCTGTTGTTTTTGCGCCAAGGGCATCAGAGCCGGAACTAGGCTCTGTTAAGGCATAGGCCGCAAGTTTTTCACCTGTCGCTAAGTGTGGAAGATATTTTTGCTTTTGTTGTTCGTTTCCGAAAAATACAATGGGAAGGCTACCAATTCCAACATGGGCGCCATGTGAAATTGAAAAACCGCCAGCAATGGCGAATTTCTCAGCAATAAGTGCGGAGCTGAGTTTATCTAGACCTACCCCGCCGTATTCCTCTGGAATATCTACAGCTAACAGGCCTAACTCCCCAGCTTGCTTTAGTAGTTTTACGGATTTATCAAACTGTTGGTTTTCTAATTGTGAAAGGTGAGGCATTACTTCGTTGATTATAAAATTTTCCGTTGTTTTGGCAATCATTTTATGCTCTTCTGTGAAATCTTCTGGAGTAAACACACTTTGACAAGGGCTATCATCAAATAAAAATTGCGCTCCTTTAATTAGTTGATTGGAATTGGACATGTAAAATTCCTCCTTTTCGCGGAGTTCCTGATGCTTTACTCATAAAATTGAATCACTTACCTAGAAAACGGGCTTATTTTCATGAATCTAATTACACTAATTTATGCTTTATCCACGAAATTGCGGTACATATCTACGAAATCGCGGTATATATCCACAAAATTGCGGCACTTTTCCACGAAGTTCACAATTACTAATTAATTAATTCAAACACCCCGGCTGCGCCCATGCCTCCGCCAATGCACATCGTCACGATACCGAACTGAACATTGCGGCGTTTCATTTCGTGAAGTAAGCTCAATGTTAACTTAGTTCCGGTACAGCCAAGCGGATGTCCTAAAGCAATTGCCCCACCATTTACATTCACTTTTTCTTCGTCCAACCGAAGCTCACGAATAACTTGAATCGCCTGCGAAGCAAAGGCCTCATTTAACTCAATTAAACCGATGTCCGCCAGCTCTAGCCCCGCAAGCTTTAAAGCTTTCGGGATGGCAACGACAGGACCCACGCCCATAATTTCAGGCGGGACGCCTCCCACTGCAAATGAGCGGAATTGCGCTAACGGCTGCAGTCCCTCACTTTGTGCTTTGTCTCGATCCATTAATAAAACAGTTGCCGCACCATCACTCATTTGCGAAGAATTTCCGGCAGTAACAGTTCCTTCGGCAGCAAAGGCTGGCTTTAGTTTACTTAAAATTTCTACTGTTGTTTCTACACGAACTCCTTCATCTTGCATAAAACTGGCTGTTTCCTCTTTCAGCCTGTTATCATCGTCAATTGAACGCCGGATAACCTCAACAGGAACGATTTCTTCCGTAAATTTCCCTTCAGCTAATGCTCTTGCTGCTTTAGCATGGCTTTGGGCAGAAAAGGCATCCTGCTCCTCTCTAGTAATCTTAAATTTATTTGCAACAGCTTCTGCGGTATGGCCCATTGCCATATAATATTCAGGTGCATGTTCAACTAACTTTACATTAGGCTTGACGACATGGCCCGTTATTGGCACTAAGCTCATTGACTCAGCACCACCAGCAATAATGGCATCTGCTAAACCAAGCATAATTCGCTCAGCACCATAGGCGATTGATTGCAATCCCGACGAACAATAACGATTAATGGTAACTGCCGGTGTTTCATAAGACAAGCCTGCTAATGCTGCAATTTGCCTAGCCATATTCATACCTTGTTCCGCTTCTGGGACGGCACAGCCGATAATAACATCATCAATATTTCCACTATAGCCCCCGGCGCGCTTTAACGTTTCCCTTATCGTTAATGAGGCTAAATCGTCCGGACGGACATTCGCAAGTGTACCTTTCTTTGCTTTACCAACTGGTGTTCTGGCGCCAGCAACAATAACCGCTTCTTTCAAAGCTTTCCACTCCTTTCAATTCCATAATGGTTTCCCCTTTAAAAGCATATGTTGCATTCTTTCTTGTGTTTTCCGTTCTCCGACTAAGCTTAAAAAAGCCTCCCGTTCTAAATCTAATAAATATTGTTCATCAACAAACATGCCCTCAGGAACTCGACCACCTGCGATAACGAAAGCAAGCTTCTTTGCAATCTTCAAATCATGCTCTGAAATATAGCCTGAGTTTTTCATATTTATAGCGCCAAGTAGTAGCGCACTATAGCCAGCTTCTCCGACAACGGCTATTTTTCTCCGTTGCGGTGCCTGATATCCGCTAGCATTGAGGGTAAGCACTTTTTGTTTTGCATCATATAACAAATGATCATTATTGAATGTTATGCTATCACTCATACGTAAATAGCCCTTTTCTTTTGCTTCATGTGCCGATGTTGAAACCTTAGCCATCGCTATTGTTTCAAAAGTTGCCTGAGCTGCTTTATGCAAGTCGTAAACAGCAATCTTTGCATTAGCATTTGCACCTACATCACCACGAGCCTTGAAGTCATACTCCGTCAATCGCCTTTCTAAATGGCGCGTATAAAGCTCCTTATTGCCACCTCCCCCAGGAATAACGCCAACACCTGTTTCAACAAGCCCAATATACGTTTCGCTAGATGCTTGAATAGCATCTGCAGCAAGGCATATTTCGGCCCCGCCACCTAAAGCAAGCCCAAACGGTGCTGCCACGACCGGCTTCTTGCAATATTTCACCCTCATCATGGCGTTTTGAAATTGACGAACAACAAATTCAATTTCAAAAAAATTATCATTTTGGGCTTCCATAAGAATGAAAGCCAAATTAGCACCAACGCAAAAATTACCACCATGATGACCAATGACAAGCCCACGGTAATTTTTTTCTACTTCATCAACGGCATAATGCATCATTTGAATCATATCAAGTCCAATCGCATCATTAAGGGAATGGAATTCCAATGCCGCTACACCATCACCGATATTTAGTAAACTTGCACCACTATTCTTCTTAATGACACCGCCCCGCTCTTTTAATTGCCGAAGACAAATTTCTTTAGGGTTTTTCGGCAAAACCTTGCTTTCACGATTATGATAAAAGCTTATAACGCCATCATTTTTTTCATAAAAAGATTTTCTTCCAGTTTCTAACAACTCCTTAATCCACCCTGGAATCTGCTCACCCTCCTGCTCCATTATATGAACTGATTTTTCTAGCCCAATGGCATCCCATGTTTCAAATGGCCCTAGCTCCCAACCGAAGCCCCACTTTAGCGCTTTATCAATCGCTACAATATCATCAGCAATCTCACCGACTAACTGGGCTGAATAAAGAAGCGTTCGTTTTAAAATATTCCATACAAATTTTCCCGCCCGATCATTTGCATAAGCAAGCATTTTTAACCTATCGCTTAAACTTTTTGTGTTCTGACTCATTTCAATTGAAGGAGCCTCTAGCTTTTTCTGTCGTTCATATTGCATCGTTTTAACATTCAGCTCAAAAAGTTCATTTTCTTTTTTTAAATAAAAGCCTTGCCCTGTTTTACTGCCAAGCCAGTTTTTTTCAAGCATATCTTCCATGAAAGCAGGTATCTCAAATACTTTTCGTTCAGCGCCGGTTACTTTTTCGGCAATATTATTTGCCACTAATACAAACGTATCGAGACCGACAACATCTAATGTCCTGAATGTTGCACTCTTTGGACGACCAAGGATTGGACCTGTCACTAAATCAACCTCACCAATACTATAGCCACCTTCCAACATTTCTTTTACAGTAACTAAAAGACTATACGTACCAATCCGATTGGCAATAAAATTCGGAGTATCCTTCGCAACAACAACACCTTTACCAAGAACATTTTCACTAAAACTTTTCATAAATTCGAGAACATAGTTGTCAGTATTTTTAGTGGGAATAATTTCGAGTAGTTTTAAATATCGGGGTGGATTAAAAAAGTGGGTGCCAAGAAAATGCTTTTTAAAATCATCTGATCTTCCTTCAGCCATTGCCTCTATTGATATACCAGATGTATTCGAACTGATAATTGACCCTACCCTTCTAACATTATCAATTTTTTCAAAAACCTTTTTCTTGGTCTCTACTCTTTCAACAACAGCTTCTATAACCCAATCAACCTCATGTAGCTTTTCGAGGTGATCTTCGATATTTCCAATTTCAAGAAAATCTAGATGACGCTTGGATGTAAGCGGAGCTGGCTTTTTCATCACCAATTTTTGCTTAGCCGCTACTGCTAAACGGTTGCGAACTTGCATATCTTCTAAAGTAAAGCCTCGTGCCATTTCTTCCTTAGTCAATTCACTAGGTACGATATCAAGTAATAATGTTGGAATTCCGACGTTTACAAGATGCGCCGCAATCCCTGAGCCCATTACACCTGAACCGATGACCGCCGCTTTACTAATTTTTCGCCACATGATGCTTCCTCCTCTCTAGGCCATATCAATAAAAAGTTATACTTATCAGTATAAAAAATATGAATGATTATCAGCAATTATACCGAATGTACTCCATCCGTTTAAGAAGCAGAAAAACAAAAAGGCCTGACACTCAACGTAACACTAGTTGTTAAAACAGTATCACGTTGAGTGTCTGACCTTAATTGAGTCAGTCTTATTTAGCTTTCTTTTTTGTAAGATTTTCAACAGGTTCATTTAGGAAACGAAGCAAGTCGCGCTGAATAACTTTATCCGAAAGTTCAAGCTCGTATTCAGCTGTTTCTTTTGGCTTTTCACAGTACATTTCATCTGCGGGAAGCCCCGTTCCTTTTGTCAAACATGTTCCTTGCGTGTAGATGAAGTGCTTCGTTACAAAGCTTCCATCACGGAACACAACCAAATCTTTTCGGTTTTTACTAAACAAATCTTCACCAAATTCAATATCCTTATCCGGTTTAATTCCAAGCAAGTTTAAAATCGTTGGTTTAACATCAATTTGTCCACCAATTGTATTGATTGTTTTTCCCTTCATTCCTGGAATGTGAATAATAAATGGAACTTTTTGCAATTCAATTTGAGTATCTGGTGTTATTTCTTTTCCAATCACTTGGCTCATCGCTCTATTATGGTTTTCAGAAATACCGTAATGGTCGCCATACATGACGACAATCGTGTTATCATAAAGGCCGCTTTCTTTTAACTGTTCGAAAAATACTTTCAATGACTCATCCAAATATCTAGCTGTTTGTACATAACGGTCTACCGAACCATCCCCAGTTTGCAAACGCGGGAAATCGATGTCCCCTTCATCAAGAATATACGGGAAGTGGTTCGTTAATGTAAGCATTTTGGCATGGAACGGCTGTGGCAAGCTCTCCAGTAACGGTATTGATTGCTCAAAGAAAGGTATATCCTTTAA from Bacillus sp. (in: firmicutes) includes these protein-coding regions:
- a CDS encoding acyl-CoA dehydrogenase, yielding MSNSNQLIKGAQFLFDDSPCQSVFTPEDFTEEHKMIAKTTENFIINEVMPHLSQLENQQFDKSVKLLKQAGELGLLAVDIPEEYGGVGLDKLSSALIAEKFAIAGGFSISHGAHVGIGSLPIVFFGNEQQKQKYLPHLATGEKLAAYALTEPSSGSDALGAKTTAILNTEGTHYILNGEKQWITNSAFADIFIVYAKVNNEHFTAFIVERDFPGVSIGSEENKMGIKSSSTCPLILEDVPVPKENVVGEIGRGHVIAFNILNVGRYKLAVGTIGASKRALELSVKYANERQQFKTPIANFGLIQEKLANMATKLYAMESSVWRTVGLFEEQMSVLTEEERKDGRANAKAIAEYAIECSLGKIFGSETLDSIADEGVQIHGGYGFMTEYEIERIYRDSRINRIFEGTNEINRLIVSETLLKKVLKGELPLFQKAQALQEGLLMMVPEEIGDRILEQEQYFSKNAKKIAILTAGIAARKLGSALEKQQEILSNIADIINNIYAMESAVLRTEKAIDRNGAEKNKQKIVYTEIYCQEAFNEIEAHARETIVALESGDALRMMLAALRKLTRHTPINIIAKKREAAAGVIAAQKYIV
- a CDS encoding acetyl-CoA C-acetyltransferase: MKEAVIVAGARTPVGKAKKGTLANVRPDDLASLTIRETLKRAGGYSGNIDDVIIGCAVPEAEQGMNMARQIAALAGLSYETPAVTINRYCSSGLQSIAYGAERIMLGLADAIIAGGAESMSLVPITGHVVKPNVKLVEHAPEYYMAMGHTAEAVANKFKITREEQDAFSAQSHAKAARALAEGKFTEEIVPVEVIRRSIDDDNRLKEETASFMQDEGVRVETTVEILSKLKPAFAAEGTVTAGNSSQMSDGAATVLLMDRDKAQSEGLQPLAQFRSFAVGGVPPEIMGVGPVVAIPKALKLAGLELADIGLIELNEAFASQAIQVIRELRLDEEKVNVNGGAIALGHPLGCTGTKLTLSLLHEMKRRNVQFGIVTMCIGGGMGAAGVFELIN
- a CDS encoding 3-hydroxyacyl-CoA dehydrogenase translates to MWRKISKAAVIGSGVMGSGIAAHLVNVGIPTLLLDIVPSELTKEEMARGFTLEDMQVRNRLAVAAKQKLVMKKPAPLTSKRHLDFLEIGNIEDHLEKLHEVDWVIEAVVERVETKKKVFEKIDNVRRVGSIISSNTSGISIEAMAEGRSDDFKKHFLGTHFFNPPRYLKLLEIIPTKNTDNYVLEFMKSFSENVLGKGVVVAKDTPNFIANRIGTYSLLVTVKEMLEGGYSIGEVDLVTGPILGRPKSATFRTLDVVGLDTFVLVANNIAEKVTGAERKVFEIPAFMEDMLEKNWLGSKTGQGFYLKKENELFELNVKTMQYERQKKLEAPSIEMSQNTKSLSDRLKMLAYANDRAGKFVWNILKRTLLYSAQLVGEIADDIVAIDKALKWGFGWELGPFETWDAIGLEKSVHIMEQEGEQIPGWIKELLETGRKSFYEKNDGVISFYHNRESKVLPKNPKEICLRQLKERGGVIKKNSGASLLNIGDGVAALEFHSLNDAIGLDMIQMMHYAVDEVEKNYRGLVIGHHGGNFCVGANLAFILMEAQNDNFFEIEFVVRQFQNAMMRVKYCKKPVVAAPFGLALGGGAEICLAADAIQASSETYIGLVETGVGVIPGGGGNKELYTRHLERRLTEYDFKARGDVGANANAKIAVYDLHKAAQATFETIAMAKVSTSAHEAKEKGYLRMSDSITFNNDHLLYDAKQKVLTLNASGYQAPQRRKIAVVGEAGYSALLLGAINMKNSGYISEHDLKIAKKLAFVIAGGRVPEGMFVDEQYLLDLEREAFLSLVGERKTQERMQHMLLKGKPLWN